One genomic segment of Paenibacillus durus includes these proteins:
- a CDS encoding aminoglycoside phosphotransferase family protein, whose protein sequence is MDNSVTEKTLRSVPFLHAEASIEPINNGYSGDHKYRVTQNGSSYLLRIFDDGLYRNKLAEFDALKKMEAYGVKCSRPLEIGLLPDTGLGYYVLTYIEGEDAADQLPLYSPEEQYRIGYEAGNELRTIHQCKAPPGMSSWAERKTAKHRRYMEEYDRLGVHIHGDSKVMEFIEGCLPLMKESPNLLQHDDFHTGNLIVQDHRLAGVIDFNRLDFGDPVHEFIKAGFFSSEVSVPFCIGQIKGYHQGQEPDESFWQLYSLYTAMGLISSVVWSIKFVPEEMDDMMARIHRVMEDHAGFESVRPKWYIEGSARYMV, encoded by the coding sequence ATGGATAACAGTGTTACGGAAAAAACACTTCGCAGCGTCCCCTTCCTGCACGCAGAAGCAAGCATCGAGCCGATTAATAATGGCTATTCCGGCGACCATAAATACCGGGTGACGCAGAACGGGAGCAGCTATCTGCTGAGGATCTTCGATGACGGACTATATAGGAACAAGCTGGCCGAATTCGATGCGCTGAAAAAGATGGAAGCCTACGGCGTCAAATGCTCAAGGCCGCTGGAAATCGGGTTACTGCCTGACACCGGGCTTGGTTATTACGTTCTTACATATATAGAAGGCGAAGATGCAGCGGATCAACTGCCGCTTTACTCTCCTGAAGAGCAATATCGCATCGGATACGAAGCGGGTAACGAACTGAGAACCATTCATCAATGCAAGGCGCCGCCCGGAATGTCCTCGTGGGCCGAGCGAAAAACGGCAAAGCATCGGCGATATATGGAGGAATACGATAGACTCGGGGTACATATCCACGGCGACTCCAAAGTGATGGAATTCATCGAGGGCTGCCTTCCGCTGATGAAGGAGTCACCGAATCTGCTTCAGCATGACGACTTCCATACGGGAAATCTTATTGTTCAAGATCATCGGCTGGCGGGCGTTATCGATTTCAACCGGCTGGATTTTGGTGACCCTGTGCATGAATTCATCAAAGCCGGCTTTTTCAGTTCGGAGGTCAGTGTGCCTTTCTGCATAGGCCAGATTAAAGGATATCATCAGGGACAGGAGCCGGATGAGTCGTTCTGGCAGCTATATTCCCTCTATACAGCGATGGGCCTTATATCATCCGTTGTATGGAGCATTAAATTCGTACCTGAAGAAATGGACGATATGATGGCCAGAATCCATCGCGTGATGGAGGATCATGCCGGTTTCGAGTCCGTGAGACCCAAATGGTACATTGAGGGATCGGCTAGGTATATGGTATAG
- a CDS encoding pentapeptide repeat-containing protein — protein sequence MSNPGINNDNRINPFSADCEQCFGLCCAALPYAKSADFAMDKAGGTPCPNLQSDFRCGIHKDLRTKGFRGCTVYECFGAGQKVSQITYPGNDWRDHPALAQEMFEVFPIMQQLHEMQYYLNEALSLEETRPIHTDLRNVLEKTEELTRLNPRSVLELNVPAHRATVNDLLLQASERVRAKAAPKHNNNQKLQNKIRRGSDLIGANLRGADLRGANLRGALLIASDLRDSDMRVTDLIGADFRDADLSGADLRGSIFLTQAQVNSAKGDRNTKLPPSLRKPDHWSK from the coding sequence ATGTCCAATCCAGGAATCAACAATGACAACAGGATTAATCCATTCAGCGCGGACTGCGAACAATGCTTTGGTTTGTGCTGCGCAGCATTGCCGTATGCCAAATCAGCCGATTTTGCCATGGATAAAGCCGGGGGTACTCCCTGCCCGAACTTGCAATCGGATTTTCGCTGCGGCATTCATAAAGACCTTCGAACAAAAGGCTTTCGGGGGTGCACCGTATATGAATGCTTTGGTGCGGGTCAAAAGGTGTCCCAAATCACCTATCCGGGAAACGATTGGCGGGATCATCCGGCGTTGGCACAGGAAATGTTTGAGGTATTCCCTATAATGCAGCAGCTGCATGAAATGCAATATTACTTGAACGAAGCGCTCAGTTTGGAAGAAACTCGGCCGATTCATACAGATTTGCGGAATGTTCTTGAAAAAACGGAAGAGCTCACCCGTCTGAATCCGCGCTCGGTTCTGGAGCTTAACGTCCCCGCCCATCGGGCGACTGTCAATGACCTGCTTCTGCAAGCAAGTGAACGGGTACGGGCAAAAGCTGCGCCGAAGCATAATAACAATCAAAAATTACAGAACAAAATCCGCAGGGGCAGTGACCTCATAGGCGCAAATCTAAGAGGAGCCGACCTTAGAGGAGCTAACTTGCGAGGCGCTTTGCTTATTGCATCCGACCTGAGAGATTCCGACATGAGAGTAACTGATCTGATCGGCGCCGACTTTAGAGATGCCGACCTTAGCGGCGCTGATCTCAGAGGGAGCATTTTTCTTACGCAAGCACAAGTTAATTCAGCTAAAGGCGATAGGAATACCAAGCTGCCGCCTTCATTACGCAAGCCCGATCATTGGTCAAAATAA
- a CDS encoding ABC transporter ATP-binding protein produces the protein MEELLSLRRLTFSFPQQKPVFSDLSLTIRQGEFVSIIGASGCGKSTLFKAIAGLLAKAQGEITLQGCASGENRLGQIAYMPQQDLLMPWRTVLDNCLLPLEIKGRAGKGAAASVLDMLERFGLAGYELAYPHELSGGMRQRAAFLRTLMTGGKLMLLDEPFGALDAMTKRDMHRWLLELWGELGRTVMFITHDLEEAILLSDRIFLMPPSSSGPLHELNVGLPRPRRLEMNYEPGFVSLRAELERRLYETRTV, from the coding sequence ATCGAAGAGCTTTTATCTCTCCGCCGGCTTACTTTTTCGTTTCCGCAGCAGAAGCCGGTATTTTCCGATCTTTCGTTAACGATCCGCCAGGGTGAATTCGTCAGCATTATCGGTGCCAGCGGCTGCGGCAAAAGCACGCTGTTCAAAGCGATAGCCGGACTGCTTGCCAAGGCGCAGGGAGAAATCACGCTGCAAGGCTGCGCCAGCGGTGAGAACCGGCTCGGCCAAATCGCCTACATGCCTCAGCAGGACCTGCTGATGCCTTGGCGTACTGTGCTGGACAACTGTCTGCTGCCGCTGGAGATCAAGGGCCGGGCGGGCAAGGGCGCAGCGGCCTCGGTCCTAGACATGCTGGAGCGTTTCGGACTCGCCGGTTATGAGCTTGCCTATCCGCATGAGCTGTCCGGCGGGATGCGGCAGCGGGCCGCTTTTCTCCGGACACTTATGACCGGCGGTAAGCTGATGCTGCTTGATGAGCCGTTCGGCGCGCTTGACGCCATGACGAAGCGGGACATGCACCGCTGGCTGCTGGAGCTGTGGGGAGAGCTTGGGCGAACGGTTATGTTCATCACGCATGATCTGGAGGAGGCCATTCTGCTCAGTGACCGCATCTTTCTGATGCCGCCTAGCAGCTCCGGCCCCCTTCATGAGCTGAACGTGGGACTGCCAAGACCCCGGCGGCTGGAAATGAATTACGAGCCTGGCTTTGTCTCTTTACGGGCCGAGTTGGAGCGGAGGCTGTATGAAACGCGCACCGTTTAA
- a CDS encoding ABC transporter substrate-binding protein, with the protein MNFFTRIKAIMVLPAISLLLVTAACGGSAPSGDSKAPASPSPTASQAASPAEPAHKLTLMLDWYPNAVHSFLYTAQEKGFFAKQGIDVEIQMPADTNDALKLVAAGKVDLALSYQPQVLMARGEKIPVKALASIVRHPLTHLMVPANSSVHTPKDLAGKSVGYSSIPLYEAMVKTMVKADGGDPEKVNFVDVGYDLIPAISTGQTDAIMGGFINHEQLILQKEGHPVNSIDPAKYGVPDYSELVLVASDEGIGQHKDDFIKFLTAMREGQTYVKEHPDEALSILLAHEDGTAPLDKEIEKQSLSVLLPLMDAGDKDFGVQDAESWDKVRQWLTENGLLPADIKAEDAFINL; encoded by the coding sequence ATGAATTTTTTTACCCGTATTAAAGCTATAATGGTCCTGCCTGCTATCTCGCTTCTTCTGGTAACCGCCGCTTGCGGCGGCTCTGCGCCATCCGGCGACTCCAAGGCTCCTGCCTCTCCTTCGCCTACCGCTTCTCAAGCGGCAAGTCCGGCGGAGCCCGCGCACAAGCTGACGCTTATGCTCGACTGGTACCCGAACGCCGTGCATTCTTTTTTGTACACCGCTCAGGAAAAGGGCTTTTTCGCCAAACAGGGAATTGATGTGGAAATCCAGATGCCGGCGGACACAAATGATGCGCTGAAGCTCGTCGCCGCAGGCAAGGTCGATCTGGCGCTAAGCTACCAGCCGCAGGTGCTGATGGCCCGGGGGGAGAAAATCCCCGTGAAAGCGCTGGCCTCCATTGTCCGTCATCCATTGACTCACCTGATGGTGCCTGCGAACAGTTCCGTACATACCCCTAAGGATTTGGCCGGTAAATCGGTGGGTTATTCCTCCATTCCGCTGTATGAGGCGATGGTTAAGACGATGGTCAAGGCCGACGGCGGAGATCCGGAGAAGGTTAATTTCGTGGATGTGGGCTATGACTTGATCCCGGCCATTTCCACCGGACAGACCGATGCCATTATGGGCGGTTTCATCAATCATGAGCAGCTCATTTTGCAAAAAGAAGGCCATCCCGTAAACTCTATCGACCCGGCGAAATATGGCGTGCCGGATTATTCCGAGCTTGTGCTTGTTGCCAGCGACGAGGGAATCGGTCAGCATAAAGACGACTTCATCAAGTTTCTGACGGCGATGCGGGAAGGCCAGACCTACGTAAAAGAGCATCCCGATGAGGCGCTGTCCATCCTGCTGGCGCATGAAGACGGGACCGCTCCACTCGACAAAGAGATTGAGAAGCAGAGCCTAAGTGTCCTGCTGCCGCTGATGGACGCGGGAGATAAAGATTTCGGAGTTCAGGATGCGGAAAGCTGGGATAAAGTGCGTCAGTGGCTGACGGAGAACGGACTGCTGCCTGCGGATATTAAGGCCGAGGACGCTTTTATAAATCTATAA
- a CDS encoding ABC transporter permease, whose protein sequence is MKRAPFKEGSRRYGAFLLLLLLILAVWEAAVRSGYVPSFILPAPSSIWTALVQNTGLLLGTHLPTTLEEVVVGCLMSLVGGILLGIGMHLSKALEKALYPFIIISQTIPLIALSPIFIMWFGYSLWSKVAVVFLTAFFPVVVGVYDGLAKSGGAYKELLLTMGASRRQLLVKIGIPLALPSFFSGLKLSVVYCVIGATIGEWLGGTRGLGYYSRRMAGSLHSAEMFAAIALLSGLGVVLFLAVRLLEHQILKKRGSY, encoded by the coding sequence ATGAAACGCGCACCGTTTAAGGAAGGATCACGCCGCTACGGAGCCTTCCTTCTCCTGCTGCTGCTAATTCTCGCTGTGTGGGAAGCGGCCGTCCGCTCAGGATATGTTCCGTCCTTTATCCTCCCTGCGCCCTCCTCGATCTGGACCGCATTGGTACAGAACACCGGACTGCTGTTGGGTACGCATCTGCCAACCACCTTAGAAGAAGTAGTGGTCGGCTGCCTGATGTCGCTGGTTGGCGGCATTTTGCTCGGGATCGGCATGCACCTGTCCAAGGCGCTGGAAAAAGCGCTCTATCCCTTTATCATCATCAGCCAGACGATTCCGCTGATTGCGCTCTCCCCCATTTTTATTATGTGGTTCGGTTATTCGCTGTGGAGCAAGGTCGCCGTCGTCTTTCTGACCGCGTTCTTTCCGGTCGTTGTCGGCGTCTACGACGGACTCGCCAAAAGCGGCGGCGCCTACAAGGAGCTGCTGCTGACCATGGGCGCAAGCCGCAGGCAGCTGCTGGTCAAGATCGGCATTCCGCTTGCGCTCCCCTCCTTTTTCTCGGGGCTTAAGCTGTCGGTGGTGTACTGCGTGATCGGCGCAACCATCGGAGAATGGCTTGGGGGAACGCGCGGACTAGGTTATTACAGCCGCCGGATGGCGGGAAGCTTGCACAGCGCCGAGATGTTCGCCGCGATCGCTCTCCTGTCGGGTCTCGGTGTAGTACTGTTCCTGGCCGTCCGGCTGCTGGAGCATCAGATTCTTAAGAAAAGAGGTTCTTATTGA
- the thiM gene encoding hydroxyethylthiazole kinase has product MSFITKLRENNPLIHNITNIVVTNFTANGLLALGASPFMADAHEEVADVAAMSGAVLINIGTLNDHAIKAMLLAGQSANKHGVPVVLDPVGAGATAYRTEVTHRLVSELKITALRGNVAEVANVIGEKWSIKGVDAGAGDGDHVEVAQKAAKKLGCIAIVTGKEDIITDGNKTYIAANGHPILTKVTGTGCLLSSVVAAFLAVAGDSPLEAAAEALSFYGVAAEIAAAKTAEQGPGSFQIELLNQLSLLTPEEYGKLSRIREV; this is encoded by the coding sequence ATGTCATTCATAACCAAGCTTCGGGAAAACAATCCGCTCATCCACAACATTACCAACATCGTCGTCACCAACTTTACCGCTAACGGCCTGCTCGCTCTGGGAGCTTCGCCGTTTATGGCGGATGCGCATGAAGAAGTGGCGGATGTCGCTGCAATGTCCGGCGCTGTCCTGATTAATATCGGAACGCTTAACGATCACGCCATTAAGGCTATGCTGCTGGCTGGCCAGTCTGCCAACAAACACGGCGTCCCGGTCGTGCTCGATCCCGTGGGAGCGGGCGCTACCGCCTACCGGACGGAAGTGACGCATCGGCTTGTTTCCGAACTGAAGATTACCGCACTGCGGGGCAATGTGGCCGAGGTTGCCAATGTCATCGGGGAGAAATGGTCCATTAAAGGAGTGGACGCGGGCGCAGGCGACGGCGATCATGTCGAAGTGGCCCAAAAAGCGGCGAAAAAGCTCGGATGTATCGCCATTGTTACCGGCAAAGAGGATATTATCACCGACGGTAACAAAACGTATATCGCTGCCAACGGCCACCCCATTCTGACCAAAGTAACCGGAACCGGTTGCCTGCTCAGCTCCGTCGTTGCCGCTTTTCTGGCGGTTGCCGGGGATTCCCCGCTGGAAGCGGCTGCGGAAGCCCTCTCCTTCTACGGAGTCGCTGCTGAAATCGCCGCCGCCAAGACGGCTGAACAGGGTCCAGGCAGCTTCCAGATCGAACTTCTGAATCAGCTCTCTCTTCTTACGCCGGAGGAATACGGAAAATTGTCGAGAATCCGCGAAGTTTAA